The following proteins come from a genomic window of Puntigrus tetrazona isolate hp1 chromosome 15, ASM1883169v1, whole genome shotgun sequence:
- the igsf10 gene encoding immunoglobulin superfamily member 10: protein MCGPTAESCVLWRLMVLLCVLANITHRSSGCPKSCACYAPSEVHCTFRYLSEVPRDIQPAVQRINLGYNSLSAVKVNDLSGLKNLELLMLHSNVIKAVEDGSFHDLTSLQVLKMSYNRVEKLNKDTFRGLDNLVRLQMDHNHITFIHPESFYGLKMLQLINLEGNLLQQLHPDTFISLRFSQILKWSSLKTIYLSDNALTTLPATIFSGCSKIENLFLSGNPWSCDCRMGWLEQWLEKHPGVLKCKRDRKVLKEQCPVCEFPITLRGNSIAHLQRDSYICSRPWIHSHLKQSNFTLDDGGYTPVYPKDFVAPIGMLEMNITDQFHNDAWITCAVQPPAGIENLTANFGQNGKDLIGLSAVISTSLVCNIDYDNIRQIWNILAMYSESPMRLEREVLLSLQPDTVYTYKQVASMEDDIFTEIEVKMKANHEWLMQSTVLLQLDRITTTFPNLTIRYLSNVQIDVDRSNNKGDQYGWAMIRKDNQTKTEHSVLAGGGIELNCHTFGDPKPIIKWILPDGSKLSAPYNSKDQRIVVAYDGRLTLKSVEISDTGVYHCITTNYLDADVLAFRVTVLPRNIEEQEINGIHISHKLAQNLRLDCTSVSSPEVSVQWILPDHTILDKSYDNRKLYRNGTLVIHRLTSRDKGIYICLVGNFLGADLLASHVTIRGDLSNSTGPKESGDHVVQIIDDSLKPGNRYLSHRVSEESRSITSDRPYTWLQNRFHKVPTGRRGNRRNFGRVFNKKYQKEDGTFIDMSQIKRANKKTISLEKSKTSSDDDATSGDGIPEDEFIVMTTSQTQHSTIKITDVKIPGTYKTDNSGSIEVKHNSTSNMFGTNKKTNSAKTSHSHTQTPATPIIVTYTLSNYGNQRNETTPNTTKSDYMLSHIDGKTNIYVKTTNRPSEARELHFSGDSEEVTTGTTPFYNSQGPNITYFEPKNQAIFTEVTTTEEDQEKITFQTTQRIKSELLPGSTIISKHQIQIVPSKKMRSGKKGNFNGRRRIIRPSKITDMQSLLNKFKDLSTNKEAKKKEDNLVFSHTVDKITDCGDGKRVTSGMSTDKCKISVDQSLVNHTARFHMPTSTLRVTDKPFISTRLSGSEKTVTDSQMSATIVPTNSEDFNDFKSSFNSVEKELTVTTTSTMTMSSKIAQEKIKWHRQFGNKGKIKETLSKHQNSFTPFTDEEQRTPASTVEPYKATTTVPTTELKRTQTIVSPPMTRENDNAPETSFEDSSGSSSFTEANFSDNVITTSTTATTEFFSSPVYRELSTTTEPMGVSHTLAAPPTIGTKLKQDTFQNKFSGSQTGLWGKKKPVYHRRGSRRRRPIKKTTTKSPVITVTKITNTPAISISTTTVSQTKHSGKILRPLHPLEDPERSRSFESIGSGEEWRDSMSSTTSFPVFITLTTKPTTASKKPQTKRVTSDTMTSSTSYTFTPFPYGSSTVNQNAFDQSTRYDTSSLRDSTFKPRINGGKAASFTVLSNSDAFLSCEAIGSPEPIVSWNRFSSTTGNMLTIKGKMGKFEVLKNGTLFIQKANIKDQGQYICFAQNEYGSDKLVVTLSVVAYPTRILEKKMRDIKVLAGKTMHLECRTEGRPVPIVSWILPNHTEVKGSITEHGRVTVTRMGTLTIQEVSVLDRGHYKCIASNPAGTDTATVHLQVVAAPPAILEEKRQLVRADIGQNLFLACSTYGDPRPTTHWVLHDGTIVQPLTYSHTKVSVFGNGTLHLRDVQITESGKYECIATSNTGSERRVVTLSVKRTETAPQITETSQQRTDVIYGGHLHLNCSAAGDPKPQIIWRLPSKALVDQSHRMGSRIKVLENGSLIIEPVNEKDAGEFLCVARNKVGDDVQLLRVSVSMKPARIEPNVFSRKQVPYGNDLKVDCVAAGVPMPEISWGLPDGTLVNSALQADGPEGDQLKRYTLFNNGTLYLNNVGSDEEGDYTCYAENKLGKDKMHVHISVLTAVPRIEHPNLSNAKVKPGGNVRFDCKAIGEPKPKVFWMLPSKDMIAASNERYLVHANGSLDIRNVKLADAGEYVCMARNSAGEENKVYKLDIDGNSPIINGFKQNRTVMKDTAVKYTRKLIDCIVEGYPVPKITWIMPDNIFLTAPYYGSRINVHSNGTLEIRNVRPSDSAEFICMAQNDGGEAVMLVQLEVTDKLRRPIFNNPFNERVVTRVGRTAVLNCSADGQPVPEIIWTLPNRTRLSGTPGFQGSRYHLGEDGTFVINNSSMEDSGKYRCAAKNKVGYIEKLVVFEVIQKPYILTRPKGIIRGFSGQSLFLHCLTDGIQPSISWTTPGGFVLARPQVNGRYHLLDNGTLVVHETIIHDRGIYVCRAKNDAGEAFLSVPVVIVAYPPRITNGSPPTVRTAAGVPVYLKCVANGVPTPEITWELPDRSILSTTGKERPVGSELLQAQGTLIIRNPTRAHSGKYKCIAFNYLGRDTRTTYMTVI from the exons ATGTGTGGCCCGACTGCAGAGTCGTGTGTGTTGTGGAGATTGATggtgctgctgtgtgttttggCCAATATAACACACAGAAGCAGCGGCTGCCCCAAATCATGTGCATGCTACGCTCCGTCAGAAGTGCACTGCACCTTCAGATACCTGAGTGAAGTACCCCGGGACATTCAGCCAGCTGTTCAAAGGATTAACCTGGG gtacAACAGTTTGTCGGCTGTAAAAGTGAACGACCTCTCTGGACTAAAAAACCTGGAGCTGTTAATGCTGCACAGTAACGTTATCAAGGCTGTCGAGGACGGCTCGTTCCATGACCTCACCTCTCTGCAG GTTCTGAAAATGAGTTATAATAGAGTTGAGAAACTAAACAAGGACACATTCAGAGGCCTGGACAATCTTGTACGTCTTCAGATGGACCACAATCATATTACCTTCATCCACCCTGAGAGTTTTTATGGATTAAAAATGCTGCAGTTGATCAATCTTGAGGGAAACCTGCTCCAGCAACTTCATCCAGACACTTTTATATCACTGCGGTTCAGCCAGATTTTGAAATGGTCATCTCTCAAGACTATTTACTTGTCAGACAATGCTTTAACCACATTGCCTGCAACTATATTTTCTGGCTGCAGCAAGATAGAGAATCTCTTCCTTAGTGGAAACCCCTGGTCATGCGATTGTCGAATGGGTTGGCTTGAACAATGGCTAGAGAAACATCCTG gTGTTCTCAAATGCAAAAGAGACAGGAAGGTTCTCAAAGAACAATGTCCTGTTTGTGAATTCCCAATTACTCTGAGAGGCAACAGCATTGCGCATTTGCAAAGGGATAGCTACATATGCAGCAGACCTTGGATTCATTCTCACTTGAAACAGAGCAATTTTACCTTGGATGATGGTGGATATACCCCAGTCTATCCTAAAGATTTTGTTGCACCCATTGGCATGTTGGAAATGAACATCACAGATCAATTCCACAATGATGCCTGGATAACTTGTGCTGTGCAGCCACCTGCAGGAATTGAAAACTTGACTGCAAACTTTGGACAGAATGGAAAAGATTTAATTGGCCTTAGTGCCGTCATTTCCACATCGCTGGTCTGCAACATTGATTATGATAATATACGTCAGATTTGGAATATTTTGGCTATGTATAGTGAGTCCCCGATGAGACTTGAGCGAGAAGTACTACTTTCTCTGCAACCGGATACAGTTTACACATACAAGCAAGTAGCATCAATGGAAGatgacatttttacagaaattgAAGTAAAAATGAAAGCCAATCACGAATGGTTAATGCAAAGTACAGTGCTGCTACAACTGGACCGCATCACAACAACATTTCCAAACCTAACTATCAGGTATTTATCCAATGTTCAAATAGATGTTGACAGAAGCAACAATAAAGGAGACCAGTATGGCTGGGCAATGATTAGAAAGGATAATCAGACCAAGACTGAACACTCAGTCCTTGCTGGTGGAGGAATTGAACTGAACTGCCACACTTTTGGGGATCCTAAACCCATTATAAAGTGGATTCTACCAGATGGAAGTAAGTTAAGTGCACCATACAACAGCAAGGATCAAAGGATTGTAGTAGCTTATGATGGAAGGCTTACTTTAAAATCCGTTGAAATCTCAGACACAGGTGTCTATCATTGCATTACAACCAACTACCTGGATGCAGATGTTCTTGCGTTCAGAGTCACTGTGCTTCCCCGCAATATTGAAGAACAAGAGATTAATGGAATCCACATCTCTCATAAACTTGCTCAGAACCTGCGTCTTGATTGTACATCAGTCAGCAGTCCAGAGGTTTCCGTTCAGTGGATACTTCCTGACCACACAATTTTAGACAAGTCCTATGATAACAGAAAGCTCTACAGAAATGGCACTTTGGTAATACATAGACTGACATCCCGAGACAAAGGAATTTACATATGCTTAGTTGGAAATTTTCTGGGAGCAGATTTGCTAGCTTCTCACGTAACCATTCGTGGTGATTTGTCAAATAGCACAGGGCCAAAGGAATCTGGTGATCACGTCGTCCAAATTATAGATGATAGTCTGAAACCTGGAAACAGGTATCTGTCTCACAGGGTTAGTGAGGAGTCAAGAAGCATTACCTCGGACAGACCATACACTTGGCTACAGAACAGATTTCATAAAGTTCCCACTGGCAGAAGAGGAAACAGAAGGAACTTTGGAAGagtctttaataaaaagtatcaGAAAGAAGATGGCACTTTCATTGATATGTCTCAAattaaaagagcaaataaaaagacaataagTTTAGAAAAGTCTAAAACTTCCTCTGATGATGATGCAACCTCAGGGGATGGTATACCTGAAGATGAATTTATTGTAATGACAACTAGCCAAACACAGCATAGCACCATTAAAATCACAGATGTTAAAATCCCAGGGACTTACAAAACTGACAACAGTGGTTCTATCGAAGTAAAACATAATAGCACTAGTAACATGTttggaacaaataaaaaaacgaattcTGCTAAAACATCACATTCTCATACTCAGACACCTGCTACCCCAATAATTGTCACTTATACTTTGAGCAATTATGGAAATCAAAGAAATGAGACAACCCCAAATACAACCAAGTCAGATTACATGTTAAGTCACATTGATGGGAAAACCAACATATatgtgaaaacaacaaacagacCTTCAGAAGCTAGGGAGCTCCACTTCTCTGGGGATTCAGAAGAAGTTACTACTGGAACAACACCTTTTTACAATTCCCAGGGCCCAAATATCACGTATTTTGAACCCAAGAACCAGGCCATATTCACAGAAGTCACCACAACCGAGGAAGACCAAGAAAAGATCACATTCCAGACCACTCAAAGAATCAAGTCAGAACTCCTTCCTGGGTCCACCATCATCTCCAAACACCAAATACAAATTGTTCCGTCCAAAAAGATGCGATCAGGAAAGAAGGGTAACTTTAATGGGAGACGTAGGATTATTCGGCCCAGCAAAATTACAGACATGCAATCTTTGCTCAATAAATTTAAAGACCTTTCTACAAAcaaggaagcaaaaaaaaaggaggacAATCTTGTGTTTTCACACACTGTGGACAAAATCACAGATTGTGGTGATGGGAAAAGAGTTACATCTGGAATGTCTACAGataaatgcaaaatatcagTGGATCAAAGCCTGGTAAACCATACAGCTAGGTTTCACATGCCAACTTCCACTTTGAGAGTAACAGATAAACCTTTCATATCAACACGTTTGTCAGGCTCTGAAAAGACTGTCACTGATTCACAAATGTCAGCAACTATTGTGCCCACCAATTCTGaggattttaatgattttaaaagttcTTTTAATTCAGTAGAGAAAGAACTAACTGTTACAACCACATCCACAATGACAATGTCTTCTAAAATAGCACAGGAGAAGATTAAGTGGCATAGACAGTTTGGAAACAAGGGGAAAATTAAAGAAACCCTGAGCAAGCATCAAAACTCATTTACGCCCTTCACTGATGAGGAACAGAGGACCCCAGCATCCACAGTAGAACCTTACAAGGCAACTACAACAGTACCTACTACAGAACTAAAGCGTACACAAACAATTGTCTCTCCTCCAATGACGAGAGAAAATGACAATGCTCCGGAGACTTCATTTGAAGATTCATCAGGTTCTTCCTCCTTTACAGAAGCAAATTTCTCAGACAATGTCATAACCACATCTACAACGGCTACAACAGAGTTCTTCAGCTCTCCAGTCTACCGGGAGCTGTCTACAACCACAGAGCCAATGGGAGTTTCGCATACTTTAGCAGCCCCACCAACGATAGGAACTAAACTAAAGCAAGACACATTTCAGAATAAATTCTCAGGTTCTCAAACTGGATTGTGGGGAAAGAAAAAGCCTGTTTATCACAGACGAGGCTCCAGAAGGAGAAGGCCCATTAAAAAGACCACCACAAAATCCCCAGTTATCACAGTGACTAAAATCACTAACACACCTGCCATCAGCATATccacaactacagtttcacaaaCTAAGCACAGTGGTAAAATACTAAGGCCTTTGCATCCCCTTGAAGACCCAGAGAGGTCTCGATCATTTGAAAGTATTGGTTCTGGTGAAGAATGGAGGGACTCTATGTCATCTACCACCAGTTTCCCAGTGTTCATTACTTTGACCACTAAACCCACTACAGCCTCCAAAAAACCCCAGACTAAAAGAGTTACCTCAGACACAATGACTAGTTCAACTTCATATACGTTCACTCCATTTCCATACGGTAGTAGTACTGTCAATCAGAATGCATTTGATCAGTCTACAAGGTATGACACCTCCTCTTTGAGGGATAGTACCTTCAAGCCGAGGATTAATGGTGGAAAAGCTGCCAGTTTTACTGTTCTGTCAAACTCAGATGCTTTTCTTTCTTGCGAGGCCATCGGCAGCCCCGAGCCCATCGTCAGCTGGAACCGATTCTCATCTACTACAG GTAATATGTTGACCATTAAAGGTAAAATGGGTAAATTTGAGGTTTTGAAGAATGGAACACTGTTCATCCAAAAGGCAAACATCAAAGACCAAGGACAGTACATATGTTTTGCCCAGAACGAGTATGGCTCTGACAAGCTTGTAGTTACATTGTCAGTTGTGGCCTATCCCACCCGGATACTGGAGAAAAAGATGAGAGATATCAAAGTTCTTGCAGGGAAAACCATGCACTTAGAATGCAGGACAGAGGGCAGACCTGTGCCAATTGTGTCATGGATTCTACCTAATCATACCGAAGTTAAAGGTTCGATCACCGAGCATGGCAGAGTAACAGTAACCAGGATGGGGACACTAACCATTCAAGAGGTGTCTGTTTTAGATCGTGGACATTATAAGTGTATTGCAAGTAATCCAGCTGGTACTGACACAGCCACTGTTCATCTACAGGTGGTAGCAGCACCACCTGCAATACTAGAAGAAAAGCGGCAGCTAGTGAGGGCTGATATAGGTCAGAATCTCTTTTTGGCATGTAGCACTTATGGTGACCCGCGACCCACAACACACTGGGTCTTGCATGATGGCACTATAGTACAACCTCTAACTTACTCACATACCAAAGTTTCTGTTTTTGGAAACGGTACACTTCACCTGAGGGATGTACAAATAACTGAAAGTGGAAAATATGAGTGTATTGCTACAAGCAATACAGGATCAGAACGACGTGTTGTTACTCTGTCTGTAAAGAGGACAGAAACTGCCCCTCAGATTACAGAGACATCACAACAAAGAACTGACGTGATATATGGTGGACACCTTCATCTTAACTGCTCTGCAGCCGGGGACCCAAAACCTCAGATTATTTGGAGGCTTCCTTCCAAGGCTCTTGTGGACCAGTCACACAG AATGGGCAGCCGTATCAAAGTCCTGGAAAATGGTTCCCTCATCATTGAACCAGTCAATGAAAAAGACGCTGGGGAGTTTCTTTGTGTTGCACGCAACAAAGTTGGGGATGATGTACAGTTATTAAGAGTGTCAGTGTCTATGAAACCAGCTCGGATCGAACCGAATGTCTTTAGCAGGAAGCAAGTGCCTTATGGCAATGACCTAAAAGTGGACTGCGTGGCTGCTGGAGTCCCCATGCCAGAGATATCTTGGGGACTTCCTGATGGTACCTTGGTGAATAGCGCCCTACAAGCAGATGGACCGGAAGGCGATCAGTTAAAACGATACACCTTGTTTAATAATGGAACACTGTACCTGAATAATGTGGGTTCTGATGAGGAAGGTGATTACACCTGTTATGCTGAAAACAAACTGGGTAAGGACAAGATGCATGTCCACATAAGTGTTTTAACCGCAGTGCCTCGCATTGAGCACCCAAATCTATCCAATGCCAAAGTAAAGCCAGGTGGAAATGTTCGCTTTGACTGTAAGGCTATAGGTGAGCCCAAGCCAAAGGTCTTTTGGATGCTTCCTTCCAAAGACATGATTGCTGCATCTAATGAGCGTTATTTAGTGCACGCTAATGGGTCACTTGATATACGAAATGTTAAATTAGCTGATGCTGGGGAGTATGTTTGCATGGCTCGTAATTCTGCAGGTGAGGAGAATAAAGTATATAAACTAGACATTGATGGGAACTCACCAATCATCAATGGCTTCAAACAAAATAGAACTGTGATGAAAGATACAGCTGTGAAATATACTAGAAAGCTAATAGACTGTATAGTTGAAGGGTATCCAGTCCCGAAGATCACATGGATCATGCCAGACAATATATTTCTTACTGCTCCCTATTATGGGAGCAGGATTAATGTCCATAGTAACGGTACGCTAGAGATCCGTAATGTTCGGCCATCGGATTCAGCAGAATTTATTTGTATGGCTCAGAACGATGGCGGTGAGGCGGTTATGTTGGTTCAACTGGAAGTGACCGACAAGCTCAGGAGACCTATTTTTAACAACCCTTTTAATGAGAGAGTGGTTACTCGGGTAGGGAGAACTGCAGTGTTAAACTGTTCTGCTGATGGGCAACCGGTTCCAGAGATAATATGGACCTTACCTAATCGAACTCGGCTCAGTGGAACACCTGGGTTCCAGGGTTCTAGATATCACCTGGGTGAAGATGGCacttttgttattaataactCCAGCATGGAAGACTCTGGGAAATACCGCTGTGCTGCAAAAAACAAAGTGGGCTACATTGAGAAGCTGGTTGTTTTTGAGGTGATTCAAAAGCCTTATATTCTAACACGGCCAAAGGGGATTATTCGAGGGTTTTCTGGACAGTCCCTTTTCCTACATTGCTTGACAGATGGAATCCAGCCCAGCATTTCCTGGACCACACCAGGAGGTTTTGTTCTTGCTCGTCCACAGGTAAATGGACGTTACCATTTGTTGGACAATGGGACACTTGTTGTACATGAGACGATCATACATGATCGTGGGATTTATGTGTGCCGAGCAAAGAACGATGCTGGTGAGGCGTTTCTTTCTGTTCCTGTCGTAATTGTTGCATATCCTCCACGGATCACTAATGGGTCGCCACCAACTGTGAGAACAGCGGCTGGAGTTCCGGTTTATCTTAAATGTGTTGCTAATGGAGTGCCTACACCAGAGATAACTTGGGAGCTACCAGATCGATCTATTCTTTCTACAACTGGAAAGGAACGACCTGTAGGCAGTGAGCTTCTCCAAGCACAAGGGACTCTTATAATAAGAAATCCAACAAGAGCGCATTCTGGTAAATACAAGTGTATAGCCTTTAATTACCTGGGTAGAGATACCAGAACAACATATATGACAGTAATATAA
- the p2ry12 gene encoding P2Y purinoceptor 12, which produces MEFTTWPALVTNSNQSVRNESTAACSRDSALKTTVFPLLYTVLFILGLSLNSLAAWVFLRIPSKSHFIIYLKNIVVADIIMTLTFPFKIIADANLASVGHRVFVCRVSSVLFYLTMYISILFFGLISIDRCRKTMWPFVGTSPRRLLLRKLLSGFIWTSLLALSLPNVILTSLPNASSRFKCSDLKTNMGLKWHELVNHVCQVIFWANLVTVIVCYTLISKELYKSYSRTRAQHQARPRTSAPPKKSIQANVFLVLAVFFICFVPFHFARVPYTISQTRGRMFNCQQKLFFFQLKETTLWLSSLNSVLDPLIYFFLCKSFRSSLFKAMRLSPGRCRALREIGTDTASTPQT; this is translated from the coding sequence ATGGAGTTCACCACATGGCCGGCGCTCGTCACTAACTCCAACCAGTCGGTCAGGAACGAGTCGACCGCGGCCTGTTCGCGAGACAGCGCTCTGAAGACCACCGTCTTCCCTCTTCTCTACACCGTCCTCTTCATCCTGGGCTTGTCTCTGAACAGTCTGGCGGCATGGGTGTTCCTCCGGATCCCCAGTAAATCTCACTTCATCATCTACCTGAAGAACATTGTGGTGGCCGACATTATCATGACCCTCACCTTCCCCTTCAAGATCATCGCCGATGCCAACCTGGCATCCGTCGGCCACCGAGTGTTCGTCTGCCGCGTGTCTTCGGTGCTCTTCTACCTCACCATGTACATCAGCATCCTCTTCTTTGGCCTGATCAGCATCGACCGCTGCAGAAAGACCATGTGGCCCTTTGTAGGCACCAGCCCTAGGCGCCTGCTGCTCAGAAAGCTCCTCTCGGGCTTCATATGGACGTCGCTCTTGGCTCTTTCGCTGCCCAACGTAATCCTGACGAGCCTTCCCAACGCTTCGAGTCGCTTTAAATGCAGTGACCTCAAGACAAATATGGGCCTGAAGTGGCACGAGCTGGTCAATCACGTGTGCCAGGTCATCTTCTGGGCGAACCTCGTGACCGTGATAGTCTGCTACACGCTCATCTCCAAAGAGCTCTACAAGTCTTACTCCCGCACGCGAGCTCAACACCAGGCGAGGCCGCGAACGAGCGCCCCTCCGAAAAAGAGCATTCAAGCCAACGTGTTCCTGGTGCTGGCGGTCTTCTTCATTTGCTTCGTTCCCTTCCACTTCGCCCGGGTGCCGTACACCATCAGCCAGACCCGAGGACGCATGTTTAACTGCCAGCAGAAGCTGTTCTTCTTCCAGCTGAAGGAGACCACGCTGTGGCTTTCCTCCCTGAACTCCGTGCTGGATCCGCTCATCTACTTCTTCCTCTGTAAGTCGTTCAGGAGCTCGCTGTTCAAAGCCATGCGTCTGTCTCCGGGCCGCTGCAGGGCGCTCAGGGAGATCGGGACGGACACGGCCAGCACTCCTCAGACGTGA